The Caulifigura coniformis genome includes a region encoding these proteins:
- a CDS encoding glycosyltransferase family 39 protein produces MGSRSRQLVCQTVVLGLLCALFLGQTWHASRATSITFDETFFLGTALHTVRDHKLDPRLVAAGVAPVPVILAYLPALAGEQGAERSNLWLGEMGDAQKILRPRMMTAIVFGLPLIITMFLVVDRRCGFLAATLAAGLLSGSPTILASGSLATTDLAFGTASFLAVLATASWLDRPDQTRFVLWAAAIGIAIAAKYSGVFLLPVSGLFLAWKEWALLVGRRYGPISSHDWRRLSVKVLGKYLALLALAAGSCWFCHLLQTSGALKAVPFDQTAEYSPWIKLLGKGPIAEAVMTFAHEWIPRPSPVEGIFFQFQHSGWGHSAYLMGNFSKFGWWYFFPCAFAFKSTPVELAITLFLIGVGIRAAIITRLHPGRIDPLSLTVVVSTVIFCGLMIASPLNLGQRYILPVYPLLILLGIDQLVRKISNRPVVLATIAAGLLAGQVVSSRSVSSDFLVYFNSFCGGTSHGRWLLVDSSLDWGQGLKELKRFQDDHPERLALKYFGTALPQDYGVRAFNVDEAPLDVDSVRYFAISATYLQGDYTLEVDPFHPLRQLEADAKAGESILIYDLEQPDRRKALAASLAKLPDSKTSGEFLRWTSWRE; encoded by the coding sequence ATGGGGAGTCGATCTCGACAACTTGTCTGTCAAACGGTCGTTCTCGGACTGCTGTGCGCCTTGTTTCTCGGGCAGACCTGGCACGCCAGCCGGGCGACAAGCATCACGTTCGACGAGACGTTCTTTCTCGGGACGGCCCTGCATACGGTCCGTGACCACAAGCTCGATCCTCGCCTCGTCGCCGCGGGCGTCGCGCCGGTCCCCGTCATTCTGGCATATCTGCCTGCGCTGGCCGGTGAACAAGGGGCCGAGCGATCCAACCTGTGGCTCGGCGAAATGGGAGACGCTCAAAAGATCCTGCGTCCCCGCATGATGACGGCAATCGTATTCGGACTGCCGCTGATCATCACCATGTTCCTGGTGGTCGATCGACGCTGCGGATTCCTGGCGGCGACACTGGCGGCCGGGCTGCTCAGCGGCTCCCCGACGATTCTGGCCAGCGGCTCGCTGGCAACCACCGACCTGGCATTCGGGACCGCATCATTCCTCGCCGTTCTCGCGACCGCTTCCTGGCTCGATCGACCTGACCAGACCCGGTTCGTGCTCTGGGCCGCCGCCATCGGCATCGCCATCGCGGCGAAGTACTCAGGCGTCTTCCTGCTTCCCGTCTCCGGCCTGTTCCTTGCCTGGAAGGAGTGGGCCCTGCTGGTCGGCCGCCGATACGGACCGATCTCGTCCCACGACTGGCGACGGCTGTCAGTGAAGGTCCTCGGGAAGTATCTGGCGTTACTGGCGCTGGCCGCAGGATCGTGCTGGTTCTGTCACCTGCTGCAGACCTCCGGAGCGCTCAAGGCCGTTCCCTTCGACCAGACGGCCGAGTACTCACCCTGGATCAAGCTTCTTGGTAAAGGCCCCATCGCCGAGGCGGTGATGACCTTCGCCCACGAATGGATTCCGCGCCCGTCTCCCGTCGAGGGGATCTTCTTCCAGTTTCAGCACAGCGGCTGGGGTCATTCGGCCTACCTGATGGGAAACTTCTCGAAGTTCGGGTGGTGGTACTTCTTCCCCTGTGCGTTTGCCTTCAAGAGCACTCCGGTGGAACTGGCGATCACCCTGTTCCTGATCGGCGTCGGCATTCGCGCAGCGATCATCACCCGCCTCCATCCCGGGCGCATCGATCCACTGTCCCTCACCGTTGTCGTCTCAACCGTGATCTTCTGCGGGTTGATGATCGCATCCCCCCTGAACCTGGGACAGCGCTACATCCTTCCCGTCTATCCGCTGCTCATTCTCCTCGGCATCGATCAGCTCGTGCGGAAGATCTCCAATCGGCCTGTCGTCCTCGCGACGATCGCTGCCGGTCTGCTCGCAGGACAGGTTGTCAGCAGCCGAAGCGTCTCTTCCGATTTTCTGGTCTATTTCAACTCGTTTTGCGGCGGTACGTCACACGGACGCTGGCTGCTTGTCGATTCGAGCCTCGACTGGGGTCAGGGACTGAAAGAACTGAAACGTTTTCAGGACGATCATCCGGAACGGCTGGCGCTGAAGTATTTCGGAACGGCCCTTCCACAGGACTACGGAGTCCGCGCGTTCAATGTCGATGAAGCCCCCCTCGACGTCGATTCGGTCCGTTACTTCGCGATCTCTGCGACGTATTTGCAGGGCGACTACACTCTGGAAGTCGATCCCTTTCACCCCCTCAGACAACTGGAGGCGGATGCGAAAGCGGGGGAATCGATCCTGATCTACGACCTCGAGCAGCCCGATCGCCGAAAGGCGCTCGCCGCCTCGCTGGCGAAACTTCCCGACAGCAAGACGTCTGGCGAGTTCCTG
- the xrtU gene encoding exosortase U produces the protein MAAPGRDASRLNDVVMPVWNRYRLAIVFGLVALGMAPLTALYFRNLWSQTHYQFFPVLLVAVAVLFVSRWKGDEDATAAEPFAVPASPDDEEPPALLWSRLRPLVALSIVGLGVVIEFAAIWAFPAVTPWGGYVGLLVAGFGMVLYVGAGRPVSLIPVWALMALILLPPENADDQLITYLQQRTASYTSQLLDFLGVDHVREGVVIEIASKKLFVEEACSGVQSLFSLLAIAAVLAVWYSRSLAHTALLFVAAIAGAGAINVLRTVTIVYGLDKIGIDLLSEPQHSILGMVVFVVALVWLVCCDAFLTFLMGPLDSPDAIESDNFWIVLWNRLIAGFRWETEPAPLPRSGPTMKLISTTALVALAVSGGTLAIASTKAVIASQRPGANPILAPVDEGKVIGTLGSLKEDFLPANLDGWEQVGFEVVKRSESNALGEHSRMWVYKAPFGLATLSVDYPFRGWHDLKTCYEGTGWSTSDVLTSQTAGGHGIYDVTQFTLRKHTRESALVVFAAMNEKLKPVPTREGGGTAQTFIDKIQKALRATDSMEVIAQFQILVQPSRQLGEKDVDDIHRHLNDLRARLVEHVRANAEVSP, from the coding sequence ATGGCTGCACCCGGAAGGGACGCATCCAGGCTCAACGACGTTGTGATGCCCGTGTGGAACCGCTATCGCCTCGCGATCGTCTTCGGTCTTGTCGCCCTCGGCATGGCGCCGTTGACCGCGCTGTACTTCAGAAATCTCTGGTCGCAGACGCACTACCAGTTTTTCCCGGTGCTTCTTGTGGCAGTCGCCGTGCTGTTCGTCTCGCGCTGGAAGGGAGATGAAGACGCCACGGCCGCCGAGCCGTTCGCCGTGCCGGCGAGCCCAGACGACGAAGAGCCTCCGGCATTGCTCTGGTCCCGTCTTCGCCCGCTCGTCGCGCTCTCGATCGTGGGGCTCGGGGTGGTCATCGAATTCGCGGCCATCTGGGCGTTTCCGGCGGTCACGCCGTGGGGTGGCTATGTCGGGCTGCTGGTGGCCGGGTTCGGAATGGTGCTGTATGTCGGCGCCGGTCGACCGGTTTCGCTGATTCCCGTGTGGGCGCTGATGGCGCTGATCCTGCTTCCCCCGGAGAACGCGGATGACCAGTTGATCACCTACCTGCAACAACGGACGGCGTCGTATACGAGCCAGTTGCTCGATTTCCTGGGAGTCGACCACGTTCGCGAGGGAGTGGTCATCGAGATTGCCTCCAAGAAGCTGTTCGTGGAAGAGGCGTGCAGCGGGGTGCAGTCGCTGTTTTCACTGCTCGCCATCGCCGCGGTGCTGGCGGTGTGGTACTCGCGGTCACTGGCGCACACGGCCCTGTTGTTCGTGGCCGCCATCGCGGGGGCCGGTGCGATCAACGTGCTGCGGACGGTCACGATTGTCTACGGGCTCGACAAGATCGGCATTGATCTGCTGAGCGAACCTCAGCACTCGATCCTGGGCATGGTTGTGTTCGTGGTTGCGCTCGTCTGGCTGGTCTGCTGCGACGCATTCCTGACATTCCTGATGGGCCCGCTTGATTCACCCGATGCGATCGAGTCGGACAACTTCTGGATTGTTCTCTGGAACCGCCTGATTGCGGGATTCCGCTGGGAGACGGAGCCCGCTCCGCTCCCCCGCAGCGGACCAACGATGAAGCTCATCAGCACCACCGCTCTGGTTGCACTGGCGGTCAGTGGGGGGACGCTGGCCATTGCCTCGACGAAGGCGGTCATCGCCAGCCAGCGCCCGGGTGCGAACCCGATCCTCGCCCCTGTCGATGAAGGGAAGGTCATCGGCACGCTCGGCAGTCTGAAGGAAGACTTCCTTCCTGCAAACCTGGATGGCTGGGAACAGGTCGGGTTCGAAGTCGTCAAACGCTCCGAGAGCAATGCGCTCGGCGAGCACTCCCGGATGTGGGTTTATAAGGCTCCGTTCGGCCTCGCGACCCTGTCCGTCGATTATCCGTTTCGCGGCTGGCACGACCTGAAGACCTGCTACGAGGGGACCGGATGGTCCACTTCCGACGTTCTGACTTCCCAAACCGCCGGCGGACATGGCATCTACGACGTGACCCAGTTCACTCTCCGCAAACATACCAGAGAGTCGGCACTCGTGGTGTTTGCGGCAATGAACGAGAAACTGAAGCCTGTGCCGACGCGTGAAGGAGGAGGCACGGCGCAAACATTCATCGACAAGATCCAGAAAGCACTCCGGGCGACCGACAGCATGGAAGTGATCGCCCAGTTCCAGATTCTCGTGCAGCCGTCCCGCCAGCTCGGTGAAAAGGATGTCGACGACATTCATCGCCACCTCAACGATCTTCGTGCCCGTCTGGTGGAGCATGTCCGGGCGAATGCGGAGGTGTCGCCGTGA
- a CDS encoding tetratricopeptide repeat protein yields the protein MNLADFFLMVLARLNPAPFVFGWLESRPWRLLLAGLPVLSAIVVAVALRASMNHANGEVELRRYLAAAGEALRNGDDTKADLCFRRAQLMAPIDPRPKFGLATLAEKEGDHKKASAIMESLAAGNDSVATEANRWLITKTDVEKLDNAGRQQLIRRLERGVAIDPENIDFRLLLAKLYTDAGFAENALTHLEVVAQKRPMYRLSVLQLIAATKGENAVREEAAASEKFFREKLAKEPADLDSRLLCAWSLAFQKKYREAVEMLEQGGTLSDPVVLRKAISSITIGWANELRDKKEDPRKVLELTSAALKADPSNSAALLMLTEMTRDDSAGEDALTMLKERLANGDSPWLIHMALGTRLLELGKLEEGAEHLEQAVKLNPSAAIAMNNLAWTLATQAPVDLKRAENLAGRAVELAPGNPQIRETRGQIYLKQGRWKDALADLELILPVYSREKQLAGQLPKLHGSLAKAYEELGNDDMARRHRELSQAKSARPNEKKAE from the coding sequence GTGAATCTCGCCGACTTTTTCCTGATGGTTCTGGCGCGGCTCAATCCGGCGCCGTTTGTTTTCGGCTGGCTGGAGAGTCGTCCGTGGCGGCTGTTGCTCGCCGGTCTGCCGGTGCTCTCGGCCATTGTGGTGGCCGTCGCCCTTCGGGCTTCGATGAACCATGCCAACGGCGAGGTCGAGCTGCGGCGTTATCTGGCGGCGGCTGGCGAAGCCCTCCGCAATGGAGACGACACGAAGGCCGACCTGTGTTTCCGTCGCGCTCAGCTCATGGCGCCCATCGATCCCCGGCCGAAGTTCGGTCTGGCGACCCTGGCGGAGAAAGAGGGGGATCACAAGAAGGCGAGCGCGATCATGGAGTCGCTCGCCGCCGGGAATGACAGCGTGGCGACCGAGGCCAACCGCTGGCTGATTACGAAGACGGACGTCGAAAAACTCGACAATGCGGGACGCCAGCAGCTGATTCGGCGGCTCGAACGGGGCGTTGCCATCGATCCAGAGAACATCGATTTCCGGCTGCTGCTCGCGAAGCTGTATACCGATGCGGGTTTCGCGGAGAACGCACTGACGCATCTCGAGGTGGTTGCTCAGAAACGTCCGATGTATCGCCTGTCGGTGCTACAGCTGATCGCGGCGACGAAGGGAGAAAACGCCGTCCGCGAAGAAGCCGCGGCCTCGGAGAAGTTCTTCCGCGAGAAACTCGCGAAGGAGCCCGCGGATCTCGATTCGCGGCTGTTGTGCGCCTGGTCGCTCGCATTCCAGAAGAAGTATCGTGAGGCGGTTGAGATGCTCGAACAGGGAGGAACGCTCAGCGATCCTGTCGTTCTCCGGAAGGCGATCTCCTCCATCACCATTGGCTGGGCGAATGAACTCCGCGACAAGAAGGAGGATCCGCGGAAGGTGCTGGAGCTCACGTCGGCGGCGCTCAAGGCGGACCCTTCGAATTCCGCGGCCCTGCTGATGCTGACCGAGATGACGCGCGATGACTCCGCAGGCGAAGATGCGCTGACGATGCTCAAGGAGAGGCTTGCCAATGGGGATAGCCCCTGGCTGATTCACATGGCACTCGGCACGCGGCTGCTCGAACTCGGCAAGCTCGAGGAAGGGGCGGAGCATCTCGAACAGGCGGTGAAGCTGAATCCGTCGGCGGCCATTGCGATGAACAACCTTGCCTGGACGCTGGCCACGCAGGCACCGGTTGATCTCAAGCGGGCCGAGAACCTTGCAGGTCGGGCCGTGGAGCTGGCGCCGGGGAATCCGCAGATCCGCGAGACGCGCGGCCAGATCTATCTCAAGCAGGGGCGTTGGAAAGACGCGCTCGCAGACCTGGAATTGATTCTGCCTGTGTACTCACGAGAGAAGCAGCTGGCGGGGCAGCTGCCGAAACTGCATGGCTCACTCGCCAAGGCATACGAGGAGCTGGGGAATGACGACATGGCCAGGCGTCATCGCGAGCTTTCGCAGGCGAAGTCCGCGCGGCCGAACGAGAAGAAAGCGGAATAG